ATAGCGCGTGTAACGGTTCTTAAAGACCGTCACACGCGCCTTAGCCGCGGTGTTGCGtttattcaatttgttttgcGTCAGGATGCGCAACGCGCTGTGACGGAAATGAATAAGAAGATTTTGAATGGACGGACTTTGACGGCGTCGATTGCGGCTGATAATGGACGCGCGCCGGAGTTTATTAAGAAGCGCGTGTATAATTCGGAGACTGGTCTGTGTTTTGAGTGTGGGGAACATGGTCATTTGTCTTATGAGTGTCCTAAGAATCAGTTGGGGCCGAGGGAGCGGCCGCAGCCTAAGAAGCCGAGGCGTGGGCTTGGTGGGTTTAGGGATAGACAGGAGggtaatgatgatgatgaggaggaggaggaagaggatGGGCGGTTTGAGCAAGATAATTGGGCTTCCGTTGTGGATGGTGGAGCTGGTGGAGCAGGTGAGAGGTTG
This portion of the Trifolium pratense cultivar HEN17-A07 linkage group LG3, ARS_RC_1.1, whole genome shotgun sequence genome encodes:
- the LOC123917588 gene encoding U11/U12 small nuclear ribonucleoprotein 31 kDa protein-like, with protein sequence MSAKKKHKRKNNDSDEDDDVFYYRYPTATATATATSNNQIQSKSNNKASSIISTTGESLAPSKSTLYVSNLDYSLTNSDLHTLFLTFGRIARVTVLKDRHTRLSRGVAFIQFVLRQDAQRAVTEMNKKILNGRTLTASIAADNGRAPEFIKKRVYNSETGLCFECGEHGHLSYECPKNQLGPRERPQPKKPRRGLGGFRDRQEGNDDDEEEEEEDGRFEQDNWASVVDGGAGGAGERLLERYGNDDEALVDKNRKKKKKKKGKIGGYFSDESDHDDDD